In one Lepisosteus oculatus isolate fLepOcu1 chromosome 26, fLepOcu1.hap2, whole genome shotgun sequence genomic region, the following are encoded:
- the LOC107079968 gene encoding oocyte zinc finger protein XlCOF22-like isoform X2, with the protein MQETEPTAAEEKEKLSEQHTESRQSVVDLDCVPMIKTEPESETSGFLVFDDFTEKINNLDMNNIKEGCNELDCGSVQNHKEHLDKLHLKKQDIEPQLIDPAEQQMNGPGEENSTDLQHPKESQYRKEQQQLLQGFIIRSCAVKVERLSLHKGFKQMNVPLVSMDFTEKCNNLDTNNIAEHFNEVESVSVQGHKEEEQKELNFYSLGEQETGSQLPQPAEQHTDEEYRTELQHTEESQYREEGEKQQGGPQDLMNPSSAIMQRLSVQQWIDHSSNLKYHQLTAGQKIKRSHPKPCSDEVKKMSVQHRQQQCFQQSGKVKSHQHTLIKHRAFRCNQCGRNFSCSDNCGNCWKSFSDSSTLRSHQCIHMGEISFTCHQCGKSFSQAGSVKKHQLIHTGEKPFSCSQCGKSFNRQSHLKTHQFIHTGEKPFSCSQCGKSFSQQSHLKMHQRTHTGERPFSCSQCGKSFSDSSTLRAHQRIHTGERPFSCSQCGKSFSRHSHLKTHQFIHTGEKPFSCIQCGKSFSRQSYLKMHQRTHTGDRPFSCHQCGKSFNDSRTLKAHQRIHTGERPFSCSQCEKSFTDSRSLRAHQCIHTGEKPFSCSQCGKTFNRQSHLKRHHLIHTRDKNMIKCYTEV; encoded by the coding sequence atgcaggagacagagccCACTGCtgcagaagagaaagaaaaactcagtgaacagcacacagagagcagacagagtgtTGTGGATCTGGACTGTGTGCCCATGATAAAGACAgagcctgagagtgagacatCTGGTTTCCTAGTATTTGATGattttacagagaagattaaTAATCTGGACATGAACAATATTAAAGAAGGTTGTAATGAACTGGACTGTGGCTCTGTACAAAACCACAAAGAACACCTAGATAAGTTACATCTTAAAAAGCAGGACATAGAGCCCCAGTTGATTgaccctgcagagcagcagatGAATGgacctggtgaagagaacagCACTGATTTACAGCACCCAAAGGAGAGTCAGTACAGGAAGGAAcaacagcagctcctacagGGCTTCATAATAAGGTCTTGTGCTGTTAAAGTGGAGCGCCTGTCATTGCATAAGGGATTTAAACAAATGAATGTTCCTTTAGTATCTATGGACTTTACAGAGAAGTGTAATAATTTAGACACTAATAATATTGCAGAGCATTTCAATGAAGTGGAATCGGTATCTGTACAAGGGCACAAGGAAGAGGAACAGAAGGAATTGAATTTTTACAGTCTAGGGGAGCAGGAAACTGGATCCCAGCTGCCACAGCCTGCAGAGCAGCATACTGATGAAGAGTACAGGACTGAGTTACAGCACACAGAGGAGAGTCAGTACAGAGAGGAAGGGGAGAAACAGCAGGGAGGCCCACAAGACTTGATGAATCCTTCTTCTGCAATAATGCAGAGGTTGTCAGTACAGCAGTGGATTGATCATTCAAGCAACTTAAAATATCACCAGCTCACTGCAGGTCAGAAGATCAAGAGGTCTCATCCTAAACCTTGTTCAGATGAGGTGAAGAAAATGTCAGTACAGCACAGACAACAGCAATGTTTTCAGCAATCAGGTAAAGTAAAAAGTCACCAGCACACTCTCATAAAGCACAGAGCATTCAGATGCAATCAATGTGGGAGGAATTTTAGTTGCTCAGACAATTGTGGGAACTGTTGGAAGAGTTTTAGTGACTCAAGTACCTTAAGATCCCACCAGTGCATTCACATGGGAGAGATATCATTCACCTGCcatcagtgtgggaagagctttAGTCAGGCAGGCAGTGTAAAAAAACACCAATtaattcacacaggagagaaaccattcagctgcagtcagtgtgggaagagttttaatcGGCAAAGTCATTTAAAAACGCACCAGTTTATTCACACTGGAGAgaaaccattcagctgcagtcagtgtgggaagagttttagtcagcaaagccatttaaaaatgcaccagcgcactcacacaggagagagaccattcagctgcagtcagtgtgggaagagttttagtgacTCAAGTACCTTAAgagcccaccagcgcattcacacaggagagagaccattcagctgcagtcagtgtgggaagagttttagtcggcaTAGCCATTTAAAAACTCACCAGtttattcacacaggagagaaaccattcagctgcattcagtgtgggaagagtttcagTCGGCAAAGCTATTTAAAAATGCACCAGCGCACTCACACAGGAGATAGACCATTCAGTTGCCATCAGTGTGGTAAGAGTTTTAATGACTCGCGTACCTTAAaagcccaccagcgcattcacacaggggagagaccattcagctgcagtcagtgtgagaAAAGTTTTACTGACTCACGATCCTTAAGAGCCCACCAGTGTATTCACACCGGAGAGAAACCATTCAGTTGCAGTCAGTGTGGTAAGACTTTTAATCGGCAAAGCCATTTAAAAAGACATCATCTTATTCACACAAGAGACAAAAACATGATTAAATGTTACACAGAAGTTTAG